The following is a genomic window from Citrifermentans bemidjiense Bem.
AACTCGCCGTTGGGGTAATAGATCACGGTCCCGCCCGGATTGCAGATGGATGCGTCGACCCCGAGAGCTTTCCCGCTCCCGATTGTCAGAAGCAGACTTAATGCGAGCAGTATGAGCTTCATGATCCCTCCCCGCTGCACTGGTTGATGGCTGCAAACACCCGCCAAGTATAGTGTCAAAATGAACCCTTTCAAATTTTCGTACTCTCCAGCCTGTCTTGACACACAATTTGCGTTGGATATTCTTAATGCGCTTTCCGGCAGCTATATCCTCTAACAAAAGGAGATGGTTATGGCAAAGTTTCGGCGCATCGTATTTCTCATCCTCTGTGCCTGCATGGCAGCCTCTGTCACCACCGGTTGCAGGACCACACCCAAGCATGACAGCGCGGGCGAGTTCGTCGACGACTCGATGATCACGACGCGCGTGAAAGCGGCCATCTTCGACGAGATGGCGCTGAAGACCTTCCAGATCAACGTCACCACCTTTCAGGGGGTGGTGCAGTTGAGCGGCTTTGTGGACTCCGCCGACAACGCCAAGCGGGCAGGCGAGATCGCCCGCGGCGTCAAAGGGGTAAAAGAGGTGAGAAACGACCTGATCGCCAAGTGACGCATTACTTTCATACCCACAAAAAAACCCGCTGCGGCGGGTTTTTCATTTCCGGGAAAAGCCCCCTCCCTTTGGGGAGGGGGGCTCAGCATCGTTAGTGGTGCGACTTGCTGTGGGACTTGCTCTGCCCCGCCTGGCTGCCTGGTTGTTGCTGCTTGCTGCTCGATTTGGATGAGCCCTCCTCGGACCCTTTCCCGCCGAACGCTTTCATGACGTCGGCCATGTTGCCGTATTCCCGGTCTTCCATTTTCTGGATTTCGTCGATGACGACTTTCTCGGCTTTCATATGCTGGGCGTGTTTTACCAGATCCTTTTTATCTGCCGGGAAGTCTATGCCTTTGAGATTTTTCGTCACATTTGCCGGTGAGTGACCAGTACCACGCGTTGCCATAACTCCTCCTTTTAAGCCACTTTTAACAACCTTGTTACAAGTCGATTATATTGAGTTGGTTTTTTTTAATCAACGCAAAAAGCCTCTGATAGCTCATTGCGACAATATGGCGAAAAGCGTCATGACTGCGGCCCCTGCCAGAAACCAGGCGGTGTAGTCCCCGATGTAGCCGCTGTGCAGGGATCTTAAGAGCGCTACCGGTCCTTCGAGCGCGCGCCGCAGGCCCCTCAGCGGCCGCACCGCGTCCGGCGGGGCCAGAAAAATTCCCGCCACGGCTAGCGCCGCGAGGGCCGCAGCCACTCCCATTGCCAAATCCGGTCGGTCGGGTTGCGGCAGCGCTGCCGCAGCGTAAGCCCCGCCCTTTAGCACCGTAGCCCGGTACCCTTTCCCATCCGCGAGCCTCGCTGCTCCTTCTGCAAGGGAACTCTGCACCTGCGGCAAGGCCCCGGCCCCGACTGCGACCACAATCAATAGGACCAGGGGAAGGAGCATCATCCTCGGTGTCGCCCCTTTCTCCTCGAAAGCCTCCGGTTCCTCCTTTTTACCCGAGGACGGGGCCGAACTGGAGAGGAAGTTGGCAGAGCCTACGCCGTAGAAAAGGCTTCCCCCGGCGCGCAGCACCACCCCGCCCGTGATGGCTGAGCAGATCAGGAACAGGGGGGGGAGCCACCCGTAGCCGAGGCTCTCGGCGCTCTGCTCCAGCACTCCCTTTCCGGCCCAGGTCCCGAAGGGGGGGAGCCCGGCGAGAGCTACGCCGCAAAGGCAGAAGAGGGCGCCGGTCGCCTTCAGGGGGAGGCACTTGCCGCGCAGGGTCTCCTCGTCCACCGAATTGTAGTGATAGAGGATGATCCCGGTGCAGACGAAGAGGGCCCCCTTGACCGCCCCGTGCCCGACCAGGTAGAGGAGGGTCCCGGCGAGGGCGGACGGGTCCATGAGGGCGATCCCGGTCAGCATCATCCCGCTGTGGCTTACCGTGGAGAAGGCGAGCATCCGTTTCAGGTGCCGTTGCAGGAGTGCCATGACGGCTCCCAAAACGGCCGTAGCGGCACCAGCAGACAGCAACAGGAGCCGCAAGGGGGCGGGGTCGAGCGCGTCGCTGAAGACGACCCAGTAGATGCGCGCCACCGCGTAGAGCCCCAGCTGCACCATGATGCCGGAGAAAAGGACGGAGGCGGGGGTAGGGGCGACGGCATGGGCGTCGGGAAGCCAGAAATGAAAGGGGACGATGGCCCCCTTCACCAGGAACCCCAGGCTTAAGAGTAGGAAGGCCGCAGCGACAGTTGCCCCTCCCGCTTTTCCCTCAAGGAACGCGCCGGCCCAGGCGAGGTTGAGCCCGCCGGTGATGCCGTAAAGGAGGCCGATCCCGAAGAGGACCATCAAGCCGCCGATGCTGTTCATCACGGCGAAGTTGAGCGCTCCTTCCAAGGGGCCGCTGTCCTCGATCTTGTACCCGGTGAGCGCATAGGCGGTGACCCCCATCATCTCGAAGAAGACGAACATGTTGAAGAGGTCGCCGGTGAGGCAGAAGCCCTGCATGGAGGCGAGGAAAAGGAGCATGAGCGTGTGATAGTAGGTGCCGATCGCCTTGAAACGGTGCCAGGAATAGAGAAATCCCATGGCGGTGAGAAAAGCCGCGAAAAGGGCGAGGAGGGCGGCGACCGGATCCACGACGAAGGCGATCCCTACGGGAAAGCCTTGCATCGGAGTCCAGGCGCCGAACCAGTAGACTACGGTGCCGGAGAGGGAGCGTTTCAAAAGGAGCAGGTCCAGGACCAGCACGGCCGCGACGGTGGCCAAAGAGAGGAGGTCGAGGATCCGGTGCCGGTTGGTCGCATGCTCCAGCGCCGCCAAAACCGCCGCCAAAAAAAGCGGAGCCAGAACGGGAAAGGGGGCGAGTTCCACGGTCATCCCCTCATGGGCGGGGTACGCCTGGGGTCGAGCGTCCCGCTCTTTTTGAAGGCCTGCAGCGCACAGGCGAGGATCAGGGCGGAGACGGCCGCTCCCACGACGACGTCGGTCATGGTCAGCGCCTGCACCACCGGATCGACCGGCCGCGAACCGAGCGGCACCTGGTCCAGTATGGGGGCGGTCCCCCCCTTGAGGTACCCCAGGGAGAGGAGGAGCAGATAGCCCGAAGACTGGGCCACGAAGAGGGAACTGACCAGGTGGATGCTGTTTATCGTGGTCGAAACCCCGTAAAGCCCGACCAGGAGGAGCCAGAGTGCGACAAGGAACGGGAGCATGTTCATGAATGTTTCCCCTTTCGTATCAAGAGTACCTGCCTCAGAAAGGCCGAGATCACCAGGAGAAAGGCGGCGGTCACCTCGATCCCCACTGCGCAGTTCAAAAGCGGGAGCGTCCCTGCGGAGAAGAGTTCCCCCAAGTTTCCCAGCGGCAGCACGTTCTGCAGATACGGACGCGCCGCGAAGAGCGGGACCGTCCCCAGGAGGAGGAACCCCGCCGCACCCGCGGCCTCGAACCGTGCCACGGTGTCGCCGGCGGCGACCTCAAGAAGGTCGCCGTACTCCCCGCTCAGATAGACGTAGTAGAAGGCCGTCGCCAGCAAAACGCCTCCCTGGAACCCGCCCCCCGGAGTGAGGTGCCCGTGCAGCACCACGTAGATCCCCAGGAGCAGCGTAAAAGGAAACATCAACAGGCCGAGCCCCAGGATAGCCGGTGCCGGTTCAATGCCGGCGCGGTCGCTTGCCTGGTCCTTGGGTTCCCGGAAGCGCTCCGATTCCTGCCGGCGCAAAAGAAGGAGGGCGCCTGCCACCGCGGCGAAGAGCATGAACTCCTCCCCCAGCGTATCGAAGCCGCGGTAGTCGAAGGTCACCGCCGCAACGCCCTGCTGGGTGTGCCGCATCCCCTGCATGCTTTCCAGCACCAGGGGGCCGTAGGCGCCGGAATAGGCGCCGAATTCCGGGAGCCCGGCGAATGCGGCGCCTAGCGCCGCCGCGAAGGCCAGCGCCGAAACGAGGTAGAGCATGATGCGGAACCGTTCGCTCATTGCTTCCTCCCGGAGCGGGTCTTCGCTACCGTTATCAGTACCATCAGCGGAACGGCGACGGCGCCGACCACCATCTCGGAAAGCGCTACGTCAGGCGCCTGGAGCAGGGTGAACAATAGGCTCAGCAAAAGCCCGAAGAAACCGACCACGATCGACTGCTCCAGCGGGTCCCGCACCGCCACCACAGCCCATCCGGCTAACGCCACCATCACGAATGCCACCGTTAATAGCGGGTCCATGCGCTACTCCTTTTTAGGGACCATCTGCCCCGTCCTTTTGCGCCTCCTCCTCACGCTTTCCATCCTCGGCCTCTTGCCGGGAGACCTGCCGCAGGTGGTAGGCGCGCGCCGCCGCGAAGGTGATGACCGGGTTTCCGATCAAGAGCACCAGGAGCACCAGCCCCGCCTTGACCGCGTTGGCTCCCATTCCTTCCTCAAATGCAATGGCTGCCGCCACCAGGACCCCTGCCAGGACGGCGGGGGGAGCCAGGTAGTGCAGCTTCACGTAGAACCCCTTCATTACCGCCAGGGCCAGGCAGCAGAAGGCGCAGATGAAAAGCGCCGGCAAAAGGAGCGCTAGGGCCGCGGGGCTTGCTGAGACGTCCGGGGTCACAGCCAGCGCTCCAGGAAGCGGATGTAGACGAGCCCGGAGGCAAAGGAGAGGGTCGCCAGCACCAGGGCGAGGTCGAAGTAGATGTCGCGGCCGTACCCCTCGGCCAGAAGGAGCAGCGTCAATACGGCCAGGATCTGCGCCATCTGCAGGGCGACGAAACGCTCCATGATCTCCCCCTTGCAGCAGAACCAGCCGCAGGGGGCCATCAACAAGAGAAGGACCAATGCCGCAATCAGCCAGAGGTTCATGGGAGCTCCACGAAGAGCCGGTCGATTTTAGACAGCTCTTTCCCCACCAGTTGCCGGATCAGCACCCGCTTTTGCTCCCGGTCGACATAGACCAGGTAACTGTTCGGGGTGATGCAGACGCCGAAGGTCATCACGGCGCGGCGCGCCGACTCGTGGCGGTCATCGGGCCCGGGGAAAGGGTACTCGATGAGCTCCCCCTCCACAGGTTTGCCGGCCAGTGCCCGGCAAAGGGCTACCAGCAGCTGCCAGGTTTCGGTCAGCATGGCCACCGGCACGCGCCAAAGAAGCCAAAGCCAGCGCGGCTTGATGCGCAGGGGCTTTTTAAAGCGCTCCCGCAGCATGCTGACGAGAAAGAGGGTGACGGTCGCCGCGAAGGCGCCTGCCGCCAATTCGCTCCCGTCGGTTTTCCCCGCCATGAGAAGGTAGAGCCCGAGAAATAGGAGCCAGGCGCAGAGCGCGAATACGATGCCGTCCTTAAAGAACATGCTTCCCCCTCAGGCCCGCTTTACCAGGTACTTGAGCGTCGGCCCCTGCACCAGGATGGAAAAAAGGACCACGATATAGCTGGTGATCACCAGGGTGCCGAGCCCCATCCCGCGCGGCAGGGACATGGCGAGCGCGACGGCGATCCCCCCCCTGAGGCCGCTCCAGGTCATGATCCAGGCGTCCCGCAGCGAGAACGGCTCGCGCAGCCTCACAAACGCACCCACCGCCAGCACCGACAGGAACCTTCCCAGGAGCACCAGCGGGATGGACAGCACCCCGGTCAAGAGCTGGACCAGCGAAAGCCTGCTGCTCAACACCAGGACCTCCAGGCCGATCAAGGTGAACAGGATGGCGTTCAGGTACTTCTCCACCAGGTCCCAGAACTGGTCCAAATGGTCCCGGGTGTGCTCGGACATGGCGAGCTTTCTCCCCCGCCCGCCGATGAGAAGCCCGGTCATCACCATGGCGAGCGGCCCTGAGACGCCGAAGTTCTGGGCCAGCGAATAGCCGCCGGTAACGAGCGCCAGCGTGATCAATATCTCCAGCCGGTAGTTGTCCACGCTCTTGATGAGGAGGTACCCGGCCCACCCAAGGAGCGCGCCGAAGATAATTCCTCCCACCGCCTGCTGCGCGAACGCGGCGCCCAGCTGGGTCAACTGCGGTTTCCCGCCGCTGCGCGCCATCCCCAGGAGGGCCACGAAGAGCACGATGCCGATGCCGTCGTTGAAGAGTGCCTCCCCGGCGATCCAGGCGTTCAGCCGGTCCGGGATCCCCAGGCTGCGCAGGGTGGGAAGGACGGCGACCGGGTCGGTGGGGGACATGATGGCCCCCAGGAGCAGGCAGTGCGAGAGCTCCAGGTTGAGAGCGAGCAGCCTGGCGAGCAAGTAGAAAGAGCCGCCGATAACCCCGGCGGAGACCAGCACCCCGGCGATGGGCGAACAGGGCGATGCTCAACTTCACGTTCAAAACTTCCTCGACCTTGACGAAGAGGGCACCGGCAAAGATGAGAAAACTCAGGAGCCCCTGCAGGAAGAGGACGTCGAAGTCGATCCGGGTCATCACCTGCAGCGCGGGGGTCATCACGTCGAGCCCGAGACGCAGGGAAAAGGCGAGCAGCAGGGAAAAGAGCAGGCTCTGCAGCATGAGCCCCACCGTCACCGGGAGCTTGAGGTAACGGTGATTGATATAGGCGAAGGCGGCCGTCAGCGTGGTGAGGAGTGCTGCGATTTGAAAGAACCCCATGCTGCCGCTCTCAGGGCGAGGTCTTCAACCAGCACCTGAGCATCTCGGCGACACTCCAGGCCTGGGCGATGCACCCCTTGGGGTGGTAGGGCTTTTCCGCGTCGAAGATCTCGCTGATGGAGCCTATGCACTGGTGGTTCATCTGGCGCGCCAGCCCGTCCAGGAAGCTGTGCGCGGTCTGGACCTGGTCGGGGTAGAGCTTCAGCCAGGAGTCGACGAAGGTCCCGATCAGCCAAGGCCAGACGGTTCCCTGGTGGTAGGCGGCGTCGCGGGCCCTCAGGTCGCCGTGGTAGGTAGGTTTGTAGTCGGGGTGCCCGGGGGCGAGCGTGCGGAGCCCGACCGGGGTGAGCAGCCTTGTTCTCACCGTCTCCAGCACCGGGGACCACTTGTCACGCTCCAGCACCGAGTGTTCGAGCGAGATGGCGAAGAGCTGGTTGGGGCGGCAGGCGCTGTCGTCCCCCAATTCGCCGTCCACCACGTCGTACAGGTAGCCCCCCTCGGCATACCAGAAGCGGCTGTTGAAGGAGCGGCAGGTCTGGTCGGCAAAGGAGCCCAACTGGCGCGAGTAGGCGGGGTCGTTTTGCTCGGTCCACTGCTGCATCAACCTGAGCGCGTTGTACCAGAGGGCGTTCAGCTCCACCGCCTTCCCCCGGCGCGGGGTCACCACCCAGTCCCCTACCTTGGCGTCCATCCAGGTGAGCTGGTACCCCTCGGCCCCCTGCGTGAGTAGCCCGTCGCTTGGGTCCACCCTGATGCCGAAGCTGGTGCCGGAGAGGTGCTTGTCGATGATATGCCGCAGCTGGGGCATGATCAACTGCAGCGTCGCGTCGTCCCCGGTGTGCTGCAGATACCTGTTGACGGCGTGGAAGAACCAGAGGCTCGCGTCGGCGGTGTGGTAGAGCCCGTCGTTGTGCCCCTCCGGGAAGAGGTTCGGTATCAGCCCGTTTCTCACGTAGTGGGCGAAGGTCCTAAGGATCCATCCCGCCTCCATGTGGCGCCCGGTGGCAAGGGTGAGCCCCTCCAGCGAGATCATGGTGTCGCGTCCCCAGTCGGTGAACCAGTGGTAGCCGGCGATCACGGTGCAGACTTCGTCCCCCATGGCGTGAGCGCGCACGCTGTCCTTGTGCCTGCCGGCCGGGGTGATGATGAACTGGTCCGTGGCAAGGACGAGCTCTGCCGCGAGCCCCTGGCGGGCCCTGGGGTCCGCCGCGGCCAGGATAAGCCGGCGCCGCTCCCTTTCCATGGCGAGCGCCGCCTCGGGAGGGAGGGCGGCCAGGGTTTCCCAGGTTTCCGTGGAGGCGGTCAGCGCCGCCTCCTGATCCATCCCCAGGTCGACCGCGAAGTAGCCTGCGGTCCAGAGCGTTCCCAGGGCGTCGTAGCCGCGGGCGTTTTCCACGTCGTAGAAGATGTCGGTGCTCTGCTTCTCCTCCAGGGTAAAGTTGCCGCGTCCCCCGTTGATCACGAGCCTTAACTGCGGCGCATGGCTTCCAGTGGAGATCTGGTAGCGGTTTTGCACCGCGGTGAACATGTACGGGTCGTCGGTCACCTGGTCCACCGAGGCGTCGTGCGGGCGGAACTGCAGATAGGGCTGCAGTTTGAGCCTCACCTTCTGCTCGCCGGAGAGGAGCCGGTAGATCAGGTGCACCGTGTTCTGCTTGTGCACCATTACCAGCTGCTTCTCGATCACGCTCCCCATGAACTCGTAGCGCCAGACCGGGAGCCCGTCTTCCAGGCGGAACCCGGTCAGGTACTCGATCCCCTCGTAATCGAGTCCCCCCTCCCTCTGGTCGCCTCCGAAGCGGACCGTGCTCCCGTCGGGGAAGCGGATCGACTCGGTGAGCCGGTTCAGCATCACCATGCGCCCAAGCGGCGAGGGATAGGCTGCGATGAGAAGCCCGTGATAGCGGCGGGTGAGGGCGCCGCAGACGGTGCCGGAGGCGTAGCCTCCCAGGCCGTTGGTGAGAAGCCACTCCTGCTCCAGGAGCTGCCGCGTCTTGGTCTTCTCGTCATGCCGGTCGAAATGGAAGTCGCGTGTCACTGTGGTCATGGCTCTTCTCCCTGGCGGACCGGAATCAGCACCACCGCCGCATTCCCCTGTATGCGCCAAAATTTCTCCGTGTCGAGCTTCGGCGTTCCCGAGCCGCCGAATTCCAGCTTCTCGCTGGTCCACAGGATCTCCCAGTCGCATCCCTCCGGCGGCGCCAGCATAGGCTCCGGGATCGGCACCAGGTGCAGCTCGCGCCCCAGGTTGATCAGGAGCAGGCGCTGGTCCCCCTTCAGGAAATAGCGGAGCAAAAAGGCGCTCGCCCCCAGCACCGCCCCCTCGATATGGCAGGCATAGCCGCGGCTGAAGACCCGGTCCTCGCGCCGCAGCCGGATCAGGTCGCGGTAGAGCGCGTAGGTCTTCGCGTGCCGCTCGCGCTCCTTTAAGTGGAGCCGCGACTGCTCGAAGGTCTTCACCTCGTACGGCTTGTCTATCGTGTCGATGATCTCCGGGGCGTCTATGTTGGTGAACTGCTTCAGGTACTCGATTCGGCCGGCGTGCACCGCCTGCGAGATCTCCGGGCTCAGGTCCGCGAAGTACATAAATGGAGAGCTTGCGGAAAACTCCTGCCCCTGGAAGATCATCGGGGTCTGCGGGGCGAGCATCAGGAACGCCGTCATGGTCCGGAGCGCCGCAGGGTTCGTGAGCCGGTCGATCCTCATCCCCCAGGCGGAGTTGCCGATCTGGTCGTGGTTTTGGATGTAGTTGACGAAGCAGGCAGGGCTCACGCCGATGGTTGGGGAGCCGCGCCTTTTCCCCTGCCAGAAGTAGAACTGCCCCTGGTACAGGTAGCCCCACTTGGCCGCCGAGGCCAGCTCCTGCGGCGAGCCGAAGTATTCCGAGTAGTAGGCGTCGTGGTAGCCGGTGAGCGCCACGTAGGCGCTGTGGTGGAAGTCGTCGTTCCAGACCGCGTCCATGCCGAAGCCGCCAGCTTCCTTATCGCGCAGGCAGCGCGCGTCCTGGTTCTCGCTCTCGGCCACTAGTAAGATGGCGCGCCTGCCGGCGGCTATCCGCGCCTTTTCGGTGATCTCCCCCAGGACGTGGATGGGGGAGTCGTCGTGAATGGCGTGGGTGGCGTCGAAGCGCAGGCCGTCCAGGTGGAACTCGTCGATCCAGTAGGCGGCGTTGCTGGCGAAGAACTCCCTTACCGGGCGGCTGCGCCTGCCGTCGAAGTTCATCGCCTTGCCCCATTCGCCGTCCTCTTCCGCGTAGTAGTACTGGGAGAACTGGGCCAGGTAGTTCCCTTCCGGGCCGAAGTGGTTGTAGACCACGTCCAGCAACACTCCGAGCCCCAGGCGGTGGGCCTTGTCCACGAAGCTGCGCATGTCGTCCGGCTCGCCGTAAAGCCTCGTGGGGGCGAAGTGGTTCACCCCGTCGTACCCCCAGCCGAACCTGCCGGGGAAATCCGCCACCGGCATCACCTCTACCAGGGTGATCCCCAACTCCTTCAGTTCCTGGAGCTGCTCCGCCGCCGCCCGCCAACTCCCTTCCTGGGTATAGGTCCCCAGGTGCATCTCGTAGATCACGTGCCCCTCGCGCACGACCCCGGGCCATTCGCCATCGCTCCACCTGTATTTGGAAGGGTCGACCACCTGCGAGGGGCCGTGCGGACCGTCGGGCTGGAAGCGCGAGGCGGGATCGGGGTGGAGGTTCATTGCCTCGTCCAGCCGATAGCGGTACAACGACCCCGCCCGCGCCTCGCGGCTTAATCCGGCAAAAAAACCTTCCTCTTCCGATTCCAGCTCCACCGAACTCCCCTGGCCGGCCCCTCCCTCCAGCACCACCTCCACCTTCCTGTGCGCCGGGGCCCAAACTCGGAAGTGGACACCTTCCGGGACAATCTCCGCTCCCATGGCCAGCCGTCTTTGTAGCGCAGTCATCGCTACCTCCGGTCTTATTAAAATTAACAGGCTCTAAAAATAACATAG
Proteins encoded in this region:
- a CDS encoding MrpF/PhaF family protein, producing MNLWLIAALVLLLLMAPCGWFCCKGEIMERFVALQMAQILAVLTLLLLAEGYGRDIYFDLALVLATLSFASGLVYIRFLERWL
- a CDS encoding amylo-alpha-1,6-glucosidase, whose translation is MTTVTRDFHFDRHDEKTKTRQLLEQEWLLTNGLGGYASGTVCGALTRRYHGLLIAAYPSPLGRMVMLNRLTESIRFPDGSTVRFGGDQREGGLDYEGIEYLTGFRLEDGLPVWRYEFMGSVIEKQLVMVHKQNTVHLIYRLLSGEQKVRLKLQPYLQFRPHDASVDQVTDDPYMFTAVQNRYQISTGSHAPQLRLVINGGRGNFTLEEKQSTDIFYDVENARGYDALGTLWTAGYFAVDLGMDQEAALTASTETWETLAALPPEAALAMERERRRLILAAADPRARQGLAAELVLATDQFIITPAGRHKDSVRAHAMGDEVCTVIAGYHWFTDWGRDTMISLEGLTLATGRHMEAGWILRTFAHYVRNGLIPNLFPEGHNDGLYHTADASLWFFHAVNRYLQHTGDDATLQLIMPQLRHIIDKHLSGTSFGIRVDPSDGLLTQGAEGYQLTWMDAKVGDWVVTPRRGKAVELNALWYNALRLMQQWTEQNDPAYSRQLGSFADQTCRSFNSRFWYAEGGYLYDVVDGELGDDSACRPNQLFAISLEHSVLERDKWSPVLETVRTRLLTPVGLRTLAPGHPDYKPTYHGDLRARDAAYHQGTVWPWLIGTFVDSWLKLYPDQVQTAHSFLDGLARQMNHQCIGSISEIFDAEKPYHPKGCIAQAWSVAEMLRCWLKTSP
- the treZ gene encoding malto-oligosyltrehalose trehalohydrolase, coding for MTALQRRLAMGAEIVPEGVHFRVWAPAHRKVEVVLEGGAGQGSSVELESEEEGFFAGLSREARAGSLYRYRLDEAMNLHPDPASRFQPDGPHGPSQVVDPSKYRWSDGEWPGVVREGHVIYEMHLGTYTQEGSWRAAAEQLQELKELGITLVEVMPVADFPGRFGWGYDGVNHFAPTRLYGEPDDMRSFVDKAHRLGLGVLLDVVYNHFGPEGNYLAQFSQYYYAEEDGEWGKAMNFDGRRSRPVREFFASNAAYWIDEFHLDGLRFDATHAIHDDSPIHVLGEITEKARIAAGRRAILLVAESENQDARCLRDKEAGGFGMDAVWNDDFHHSAYVALTGYHDAYYSEYFGSPQELASAAKWGYLYQGQFYFWQGKRRGSPTIGVSPACFVNYIQNHDQIGNSAWGMRIDRLTNPAALRTMTAFLMLAPQTPMIFQGQEFSASSPFMYFADLSPEISQAVHAGRIEYLKQFTNIDAPEIIDTIDKPYEVKTFEQSRLHLKERERHAKTYALYRDLIRLRREDRVFSRGYACHIEGAVLGASAFLLRYFLKGDQRLLLINLGRELHLVPIPEPMLAPPEGCDWEILWTSEKLEFGGSGTPKLDTEKFWRIQGNAAVVLIPVRQGEEP
- a CDS encoding cation:proton antiporter → MLARLLALNLELSHCLLLGAIMSPTDPVAVLPTLRSLGIPDRLNAWIAGEALFNDGIGIVLFVALLGMARSGGKPQLTQLGAAFAQQAVGGIIFGALLGWAGYLLIKSVDNYRLEILITLALVTGGYSLAQNFGVSGPLAMVMTGLLIGGRGRKLAMSEHTRDHLDQFWDLVEKYLNAILFTLIGLEVLVLSSRLSLVQLLTGVLSIPLVLLGRFLSVLAVGAFVRLREPFSLRDAWIMTWSGLRGGIAVALAMSLPRGMGLGTLVITSYIVVLFSILVQGPTLKYLVKRA
- a CDS encoding MnhB domain-containing protein yields the protein MSERFRIMLYLVSALAFAAALGAAFAGLPEFGAYSGAYGPLVLESMQGMRHTQQGVAAVTFDYRGFDTLGEEFMLFAAVAGALLLLRRQESERFREPKDQASDRAGIEPAPAILGLGLLMFPFTLLLGIYVVLHGHLTPGGGFQGGVLLATAFYYVYLSGEYGDLLEVAAGDTVARFEAAGAAGFLLLGTVPLFAARPYLQNVLPLGNLGELFSAGTLPLLNCAVGIEVTAAFLLVISAFLRQVLLIRKGKHS
- a CDS encoding DUF2795 domain-containing protein; this translates as MATRGTGHSPANVTKNLKGIDFPADKKDLVKHAQHMKAEKVVIDEIQKMEDREYGNMADVMKAFGGKGSEEGSSKSSSKQQQPGSQAGQSKSHSKSHH
- a CDS encoding monovalent cation/H(+) antiporter subunit G, with translation MTPDVSASPAALALLLPALFICAFCCLALAVMKGFYVKLHYLAPPAVLAGVLVAAAIAFEEGMGANAVKAGLVLLVLLIGNPVITFAAARAYHLRQVSRQEAEDGKREEEAQKDGADGP
- a CDS encoding BON domain-containing protein translates to MAKFRRIVFLILCACMAASVTTGCRTTPKHDSAGEFVDDSMITTRVKAAIFDEMALKTFQINVTTFQGVVQLSGFVDSADNAKRAGEIARGVKGVKEVRNDLIAK
- a CDS encoding NADH-quinone oxidoreductase subunit K, with translation MNMLPFLVALWLLLVGLYGVSTTINSIHLVSSLFVAQSSGYLLLLSLGYLKGGTAPILDQVPLGSRPVDPVVQALTMTDVVVGAAVSALILACALQAFKKSGTLDPRRTPPMRG
- a CDS encoding hydrogenase subunit MbhD domain-containing protein — encoded protein: MDPLLTVAFVMVALAGWAVVAVRDPLEQSIVVGFFGLLLSLLFTLLQAPDVALSEMVVGAVAVPLMVLITVAKTRSGRKQ
- a CDS encoding Na+/H+ antiporter subunit E, producing MFFKDGIVFALCAWLLFLGLYLLMAGKTDGSELAAGAFAATVTLFLVSMLRERFKKPLRIKPRWLWLLWRVPVAMLTETWQLLVALCRALAGKPVEGELIEYPFPGPDDRHESARRAVMTFGVCITPNSYLVYVDREQKRVLIRQLVGKELSKIDRLFVELP
- a CDS encoding complex I subunit 5 family protein, giving the protein MTVELAPFPVLAPLFLAAVLAALEHATNRHRILDLLSLATVAAVLVLDLLLLKRSLSGTVVYWFGAWTPMQGFPVGIAFVVDPVAALLALFAAFLTAMGFLYSWHRFKAIGTYYHTLMLLFLASMQGFCLTGDLFNMFVFFEMMGVTAYALTGYKIEDSGPLEGALNFAVMNSIGGLMVLFGIGLLYGITGGLNLAWAGAFLEGKAGGATVAAAFLLLSLGFLVKGAIVPFHFWLPDAHAVAPTPASVLFSGIMVQLGLYAVARIYWVVFSDALDPAPLRLLLLSAGAATAVLGAVMALLQRHLKRMLAFSTVSHSGMMLTGIALMDPSALAGTLLYLVGHGAVKGALFVCTGIILYHYNSVDEETLRGKCLPLKATGALFCLCGVALAGLPPFGTWAGKGVLEQSAESLGYGWLPPLFLICSAITGGVVLRAGGSLFYGVGSANFLSSSAPSSGKKEEPEAFEEKGATPRMMLLPLVLLIVVAVGAGALPQVQSSLAEGAARLADGKGYRATVLKGGAYAAAALPQPDRPDLAMGVAAALAALAVAGIFLAPPDAVRPLRGLRRALEGPVALLRSLHSGYIGDYTAWFLAGAAVMTLFAILSQ